One Phaseolus vulgaris cultivar G19833 chromosome 2, P. vulgaris v2.0, whole genome shotgun sequence DNA window includes the following coding sequences:
- the LOC137811679 gene encoding DNA polymerase eta isoform X2: MPVARRETCDARVIAHVDMDCFYVQVEQRKQPNLRGLPAAVIQYNSYKGGALIAVSYEARRCGVKRSMRGDEAKEACPQIELVQVPVARGKADLNSYRNAGSEVVSVLSHKGRCERASIDEVYLDLTHAAETMLVETSPESMQDFEEEVLKSHVLGLEIEDGSDTKEEVRKWLCRSDASYQDKLLACGAVIVSDLRMQVLKDTEFTCSAGIAHNKMLAKLASAMNKPAQQTVVPHSSVEGLLASLPIKKMKHLGGKLGSSLQCDLGVNTVGDLLQFSEEKLQQWYGINTGTWLWNIARGISGEEVEGRLLPKSHGSGKTFPGPQALKTIDSVQHWLNQLCEELNERLYSDLDQNKRIAQTLTLHGRAYKTGDSDSLRKFPSKSCPLRYGTRKIQEDALILFQAGLRDFLGSYSFKVHGNENSIWGVTSLSVSASKIVSIPSGTHSIAKYFGGQFPSSSTSNPSIDIVIHDAVPSSPSGSENCTGMVPYDLQLQYPDYAEMKHSNACLDPQDPSNHSTTKVEGLTEESSFMSPSGSEDRVTHGEPHRVLPEKDLSHVSNLSSLKAVGKKKRAGKMLHENCSIINIFNNYHNSRSSLEQKNVSNAHDVKISLSLESQSADDSYSTCNEEIDTNKGGCSVGVPQGRETWSSYNIDEIDPSIIDELPPEIQEEFRTWLRPQKRPNVAKRGSSITHYFLPDKSR, encoded by the exons ATGCCAGTAGCGAGGCGAGAAACTTGCGATGCAAGAGTGATTGCTCACGTAGACATGGATTGCTTCTACGTTCAAG TGGAACAGAGAAAACAACCAAATTTAAGGGGCTTGCCCGCTGCAGTCATACAGTACAACTCCTACAAAGGTGGGGCTCTCATTGCTGTCAGCTATGAGGCTCGCAGATGTGGCGTCAAACG TTCAATGCGAGGTGATGAAGCCAAGGAGGCATGCCCGCAAATTGAACTGGTCCAAGTTCCGGTAGCACGTGGTAAGGCTGATCTCAACTCTTATAGGAATGCGGGTTCAGAG GTTGTTTCAGTTCTTTCGCATAAGGGTCGCTGTGAGAGGGCTTCGATTGATGAGGTATATCTTGATCTAACTCATGCAGCTGAAACCATGCTTGTGGAAACATCTCCAGAAAGCATGCAAGACTTTGAGGAGGAAGTTCTCAAGTCACATGTTTTGGGGCTGGAAATTGAG GATGGAAGTGATACCAAAGAAGAGGTTAGGAAGTGGCTTTGTAGAAGTGATGCTAGTTACCAAGATAAGCTATTAGCTTGTGGGGCTGTCATTGTTAGTGACCTCAGGATGCAGGTGCTGAAAGACACAGAATTCACATGCTCTGCCGGTATTGCTCATAATAAG ATGCTGGCTAAACTTGCAAGTGCTATGAACAAACCTGCACAACAAACTGTTGTGCCACACTCATCGGTTGAAGGGTTACTTGCATCTTTGCCAATAAAGAAAAT GAAACACCTCGGAGGAAAGTTGGGGAGTTCTTTACAGTGTGATCTAGGTGTCAACACCGTTGGTGATCTGCTTCAGTTTTCAGaggagaagttacaacagtggTATGGGATCAATACTGG TACTTGGTTGTGGAATATTGCAAGAGGAATCAGTGGGGAAGAAGTTGAGGGGCGACTCCTTCCCAAGAGCCATGGTTCTGGCAAGACATTTCCTGGGCCTCAGGCTTTGAAGACAATTGATTCC gtTCAACATTGGCTTAATCAACTGTGTGAAGAGCTCAATGAACGCCTTTACTCTGATCTGGATCAAAACAAACGGATTGCACAGACACTGACGCTACATGGTAGAGCATATAAG ACAGGGGATTCAGATTCACTTAGAAAGTTCCCTTCTAAATCTTGTCCTTTAAGATATGGGACTAGAAAGATTCAAGAGGACGCCCTAATTCTGTTTCAAGCTGGGTTACGTGATTTTTTGGGCTCCTACAGCTTTAAGGTTCATGGAAACGAAAATAGCATCTGGGGAGTGACATCACTTTCTGTTTCTGCGAGTAAAATTGTGTCCATACCATCT GGAACACATTCAATTGCTAAATACTTTGGTGGGCAATTTCCATCCAGTTCTACATCAAATCCATCAATAGATATTGTCATTCATGATGCTGTACCATCATCACCTTCAG GTAGTGAAAATTGTACAGGAATGGTTCCCTATGATTTACAGCTTCAATATCCTGATTATGCAGAAATGAAGCATTCAAATGCTTGTTTGGATCCACAG GATCCATCGAATCATTCAACCACTAAAGTGGAAGGCTTGACTGAAGAATCCTCCTTCATGTCACCCTCAG GAAGTGAAGACAGAGTGACACACGGTGAGCCACATAGAGTTTTACCTGAAAAAGATCTTAGTCATGTTTCAAATCTCTCTAGTTTGAAAGCAGTTGGGAAGAAAAAGAGAGCAGGAAAGATGCTTCAT GAGAACTGTTCAATTATAAATATCTTCAATAATTACCATAATTCCCGGTCTTCATTGGAGCAGAAGAATGTTTCAAATGCCCACGATGTTAAAATATCATTATCGCTTG AATCCCAGTCTGCTGATGATAGTTATTCAACTTGTAATGAAGAGATTGATACCAACAAGGGTGGATGTAGTGTAGGTGTACCACAGGGGAGGGAAACTTGGAGTAGTTATAATATTGATGAGATTGATCCCTCTATCATTGATGAATTACCACCAGAAATTCAGGAAGAGTTTCGAACCTGGCTTAGGCCACAAAAGCGGCCTAATGTGGCTAAACGAGGTTCTAGTATTACTCACTATTTCTTACCTGACAAAAGTAGATAA
- the LOC137811679 gene encoding DNA polymerase eta isoform X1 gives MPVARRETCDARVIAHVDMDCFYVQVEQRKQPNLRGLPAAVIQYNSYKGGALIAVSYEARRCGVKRSMRGDEAKEACPQIELVQVPVARGKADLNSYRNAGSEVVSVLSHKGRCERASIDEVYLDLTHAAETMLVETSPESMQDFEEEVLKSHVLGLEIEDGSDTKEEVRKWLCRSDASYQDKLLACGAVIVSDLRMQVLKDTEFTCSAGIAHNKMLAKLASAMNKPAQQTVVPHSSVEGLLASLPIKKMKHLGGKLGSSLQCDLGVNTVGDLLQFSEEKLQQWYGINTGTWLWNIARGISGEEVEGRLLPKSHGSGKTFPGPQALKTIDSVQHWLNQLCEELNERLYSDLDQNKRIAQTLTLHGRAYKTGDSDSLRKFPSKSCPLRYGTRKIQEDALILFQAGLRDFLGSYSFKVHGNENSIWGVTSLSVSASKIVSIPSGTHSIAKYFGGQFPSSSTSNPSIDIVIHDAVPSSPSGMVPYDLQLQYPDYAEMKHSNACLDPQDPSNHSTTKVEGLTEESSFMSPSGSEDRVTHGEPHRVLPEKDLSHVSNLSSLKAVGKKKRAGKMLHENCSIINIFNNYHNSRSSLEQKNVSNAHDVKISLSLESQSADDSYSTCNEEIDTNKGGCSVGVPQGRETWSSYNIDEIDPSIIDELPPEIQEEFRTWLRPQKRPNVAKRGSSITHYFLPDKSR, from the exons ATGCCAGTAGCGAGGCGAGAAACTTGCGATGCAAGAGTGATTGCTCACGTAGACATGGATTGCTTCTACGTTCAAG TGGAACAGAGAAAACAACCAAATTTAAGGGGCTTGCCCGCTGCAGTCATACAGTACAACTCCTACAAAGGTGGGGCTCTCATTGCTGTCAGCTATGAGGCTCGCAGATGTGGCGTCAAACG TTCAATGCGAGGTGATGAAGCCAAGGAGGCATGCCCGCAAATTGAACTGGTCCAAGTTCCGGTAGCACGTGGTAAGGCTGATCTCAACTCTTATAGGAATGCGGGTTCAGAG GTTGTTTCAGTTCTTTCGCATAAGGGTCGCTGTGAGAGGGCTTCGATTGATGAGGTATATCTTGATCTAACTCATGCAGCTGAAACCATGCTTGTGGAAACATCTCCAGAAAGCATGCAAGACTTTGAGGAGGAAGTTCTCAAGTCACATGTTTTGGGGCTGGAAATTGAG GATGGAAGTGATACCAAAGAAGAGGTTAGGAAGTGGCTTTGTAGAAGTGATGCTAGTTACCAAGATAAGCTATTAGCTTGTGGGGCTGTCATTGTTAGTGACCTCAGGATGCAGGTGCTGAAAGACACAGAATTCACATGCTCTGCCGGTATTGCTCATAATAAG ATGCTGGCTAAACTTGCAAGTGCTATGAACAAACCTGCACAACAAACTGTTGTGCCACACTCATCGGTTGAAGGGTTACTTGCATCTTTGCCAATAAAGAAAAT GAAACACCTCGGAGGAAAGTTGGGGAGTTCTTTACAGTGTGATCTAGGTGTCAACACCGTTGGTGATCTGCTTCAGTTTTCAGaggagaagttacaacagtggTATGGGATCAATACTGG TACTTGGTTGTGGAATATTGCAAGAGGAATCAGTGGGGAAGAAGTTGAGGGGCGACTCCTTCCCAAGAGCCATGGTTCTGGCAAGACATTTCCTGGGCCTCAGGCTTTGAAGACAATTGATTCC gtTCAACATTGGCTTAATCAACTGTGTGAAGAGCTCAATGAACGCCTTTACTCTGATCTGGATCAAAACAAACGGATTGCACAGACACTGACGCTACATGGTAGAGCATATAAG ACAGGGGATTCAGATTCACTTAGAAAGTTCCCTTCTAAATCTTGTCCTTTAAGATATGGGACTAGAAAGATTCAAGAGGACGCCCTAATTCTGTTTCAAGCTGGGTTACGTGATTTTTTGGGCTCCTACAGCTTTAAGGTTCATGGAAACGAAAATAGCATCTGGGGAGTGACATCACTTTCTGTTTCTGCGAGTAAAATTGTGTCCATACCATCT GGAACACATTCAATTGCTAAATACTTTGGTGGGCAATTTCCATCCAGTTCTACATCAAATCCATCAATAGATATTGTCATTCATGATGCTGTACCATCATCACCTTCAG GAATGGTTCCCTATGATTTACAGCTTCAATATCCTGATTATGCAGAAATGAAGCATTCAAATGCTTGTTTGGATCCACAG GATCCATCGAATCATTCAACCACTAAAGTGGAAGGCTTGACTGAAGAATCCTCCTTCATGTCACCCTCAG GAAGTGAAGACAGAGTGACACACGGTGAGCCACATAGAGTTTTACCTGAAAAAGATCTTAGTCATGTTTCAAATCTCTCTAGTTTGAAAGCAGTTGGGAAGAAAAAGAGAGCAGGAAAGATGCTTCAT GAGAACTGTTCAATTATAAATATCTTCAATAATTACCATAATTCCCGGTCTTCATTGGAGCAGAAGAATGTTTCAAATGCCCACGATGTTAAAATATCATTATCGCTTG AATCCCAGTCTGCTGATGATAGTTATTCAACTTGTAATGAAGAGATTGATACCAACAAGGGTGGATGTAGTGTAGGTGTACCACAGGGGAGGGAAACTTGGAGTAGTTATAATATTGATGAGATTGATCCCTCTATCATTGATGAATTACCACCAGAAATTCAGGAAGAGTTTCGAACCTGGCTTAGGCCACAAAAGCGGCCTAATGTGGCTAAACGAGGTTCTAGTATTACTCACTATTTCTTACCTGACAAAAGTAGATAA
- the LOC137811680 gene encoding uncharacterized protein isoform X1: MDNAAFGSFLQVLPPVEFACVYGSSLHPSNRDKTTMTDYILGVADPKQWHSENLKLNKHHYASWMVHLGGERLITGVADKIGVGVHFNPFVSWNGKLFKYGVVRMHDLLQDVHYWEKFYLCGRLQKPVHIVVDNLDVNSTNSVNLRAAVSAALLLLPSEFTEEDLYAKVCSLSYMGDVRMLFAEDKNKVKKIVSGQFDLFHSMYKPFLEEYEAKKLLRLSSTANNQIHISQDCDFSVDYSIVSALPPLIRNQIRMKEGEKEKIWETGRAINDTRNSLREGAANCLQRILRRRVMISSARQAVSGVLAVGAVNASRYLAKKVSKAWKSWR; the protein is encoded by the exons ATGGACAATGCAGCATTTGGCagttttcttcaggttcttcCCCCCGTTGAGTTTGCATGCGTCTATGGATCATCTCTTCATCCATCCAACCGCGACAAG ACTACCATGACAGATTATATTCTTGGTGTGGCTGACCCCAAGCAGTGGCATTCTGAG AATCTGAAATTGAACAAGCATCACTATGCGTCCTGGATGGTGCATCTTGGTGGGGAGAGGCTG ATTACGGGAGTTGCTGATAAAATTGGTGTGGGAGTACATTTCAACCCTTTTGTTAGTTGGAATGGAAAG TTGTTCAAGTATGGGGTTGTTAGAATGCATGACTTACTTCAAGATGTACACTATTGGGAGAAATTCTACTTATGTGGTCGGTTACAGAAACCA GTTCATATTGTTGTTGACAATTTAGATGTCAACAGCACCAATTCTGTTAACTTGAGAGCTGCAGTGTCAGCTGCTCTTCTCCTGCTTCCATCGGAATTTACAGAG GAAGATCTGTATGCGAAAGTATGTAGTCTCTCCTACATGGGTGATGTACGCATGTTATTTGCTGAGGATAAAAACAAG GTGAAGAAGATCGTTTCTGGGCAGTTTGATCTATTCCACTCAATGTATAAGCCATTTCTTGAAGAATATGAGGCTAAGAAGTTATTAAGACTTTCATCAACTGCCAATAATCAAATACATATCTCTCAG GATTGTGACTTTTCAGTTGATTATTCTATAGTTTCTGCACTTCCTCCATTGATCAGAAACCAGATCAGaatgaaggaaggagagaaagaaaaaatatggGAAACTG GAAGAGCCATAAATGATACTCGAAACAGCTTAAGAGAAGGAGCTGCCAATTGCTTACAGAGAATTCTAAGGCGTAGAGTAATGATTTCAAGTGCAAGGCAGGCTGTATCTGGTGTTCTGGCTGTTGGTGCGGTAAATGCAAGCAGGTACCTTGCTAAAAAAGTTAGCAAAGCCTGGAAATCATGGAGATGA
- the LOC137811680 gene encoding uncharacterized protein isoform X2, producing the protein MDNAAFGSFLQVLPPVEFACVYGSSLHPSNRDKTTMTDYILGVADPKQWHSENLKLNKHHYASWMVHLGGERLITGVADKIGVGVHFNPFVSWNGKVHIVVDNLDVNSTNSVNLRAAVSAALLLLPSEFTEEDLYAKVCSLSYMGDVRMLFAEDKNKVKKIVSGQFDLFHSMYKPFLEEYEAKKLLRLSSTANNQIHISQDCDFSVDYSIVSALPPLIRNQIRMKEGEKEKIWETGRAINDTRNSLREGAANCLQRILRRRVMISSARQAVSGVLAVGAVNASRYLAKKVSKAWKSWR; encoded by the exons ATGGACAATGCAGCATTTGGCagttttcttcaggttcttcCCCCCGTTGAGTTTGCATGCGTCTATGGATCATCTCTTCATCCATCCAACCGCGACAAG ACTACCATGACAGATTATATTCTTGGTGTGGCTGACCCCAAGCAGTGGCATTCTGAG AATCTGAAATTGAACAAGCATCACTATGCGTCCTGGATGGTGCATCTTGGTGGGGAGAGGCTG ATTACGGGAGTTGCTGATAAAATTGGTGTGGGAGTACATTTCAACCCTTTTGTTAGTTGGAATGGAAAG GTTCATATTGTTGTTGACAATTTAGATGTCAACAGCACCAATTCTGTTAACTTGAGAGCTGCAGTGTCAGCTGCTCTTCTCCTGCTTCCATCGGAATTTACAGAG GAAGATCTGTATGCGAAAGTATGTAGTCTCTCCTACATGGGTGATGTACGCATGTTATTTGCTGAGGATAAAAACAAG GTGAAGAAGATCGTTTCTGGGCAGTTTGATCTATTCCACTCAATGTATAAGCCATTTCTTGAAGAATATGAGGCTAAGAAGTTATTAAGACTTTCATCAACTGCCAATAATCAAATACATATCTCTCAG GATTGTGACTTTTCAGTTGATTATTCTATAGTTTCTGCACTTCCTCCATTGATCAGAAACCAGATCAGaatgaaggaaggagagaaagaaaaaatatggGAAACTG GAAGAGCCATAAATGATACTCGAAACAGCTTAAGAGAAGGAGCTGCCAATTGCTTACAGAGAATTCTAAGGCGTAGAGTAATGATTTCAAGTGCAAGGCAGGCTGTATCTGGTGTTCTGGCTGTTGGTGCGGTAAATGCAAGCAGGTACCTTGCTAAAAAAGTTAGCAAAGCCTGGAAATCATGGAGATGA
- the LOC137811682 gene encoding uncharacterized protein, with the protein MGRKAGTLFINPKRFGSLHKPCMKEMAMFLSCMAANHSDMEACARQKELLNACMESQSKKNRKSWGSINYQLQRLSRGRK; encoded by the exons ATGGGTCGGAAAGCTGGTACGCTTTTTATCAACCCCAAGAGATTTGGTTCACTTCATAAACCTTGCATGAAGGAAATGGCCATGTTTCTCAGTTGTATGGCTGCAAACCATAGCGACATGGAAGCCTGTGCTCGCCAGAAGGAGCTATTAAATGCCTGTATGGAATCTCAG AGTAAAAAGAACAGAAAATCTTGGGGGAGTATCAATTATCAACTGCAGAGGCTTAGCAGAGGAAGGAAGTAA